Below is a genomic region from Henckelia pumila isolate YLH828 chromosome 3, ASM3356847v2, whole genome shotgun sequence.
ATTTCTCttatttcagaatttattcCGTGGAACCCAATTTCTACATCCATCGTTCGTCGCCGTCTTTGCTTTCCTTCACTTACAAAATTATTTGCGGCTTCTTAATTCGCTGAAGTAAGTACAACTTTGGatcttatatttttttctttatgaATTTGGATTGTCTTTTGATCGATAGTTTTATTATTTGCATTGCTTTTATTAATGTTGATTAAGGATATTCAAATacatgtttaaaaaaattttcagatAATTATACACAATTTACGATCTACTTTTagttatcattattattttttttatattttattttgatggttataattttttaataaaaatttatttcaaattaatttatgttttaaaTGTGACGGAAAgaacccaaaaaaaatatttttttgttaattaatttattttattgttatgttaattaatttattcttaTGAACACGACATTTTAGTTGAGCAGATTTTCAATTGGTATTATGGTAACAAAAATTAtgatcatatttatatttgtaaatcatatattttttggcatatattatattttatcaaaGCTATATacgtattttataatttgttaAACAAGACTATTTGTGAAAATACAGATATAGTAGactataattatatttaattctttTGTAATAATTATTGTATGATACATAtgcatttaattaattataaaaatataattgtaAGCTAATATGTTACGTATTTTTGATTCTGTTTATTGTAGAAAAATATGAATTACACTGACAGAGGATGGATGTATCGTAGATTGCAAAATGGCTATATTACTGACGAGTATATTAATGGTGTAGAGGATTTCATGGTCTTTGCTCTTAGTCATGTTGAATGTTTATCAGCGGGTAAAGTACGTTGTCCATGTAATCACAAAAATTGTCATAATAAAGTATTTTTAGATGACGACACAGTGAAGGAGCACTTAGGTCGATATGGTCTTGTACCGAATTATTACAATTGGCATCTTCACGGAGAAGAGTATATTCGTCCAAATTTTCCAAATACCAATCCAGATGTTCCGTCGTCTTCACGGTCTCAGAACAGGCGTTGGAAATCCGAAAACATACAAGCAGATCACAGTTTTCATGGTCACGAAATACCTGCAGATTATCAGAAAGAAGGCCCGTCGCAATATGTAGAACCCAATATCGGTCACGTAGAAAGCCCCAACGACTACATCAAAGGATTATATGACCTCATAAAATCAGCAGAGAAAGAAATCTGGGATGGAAATCCACACGGTCACTCTTTGTTTTCTGTCCTTGCGAGGTTATTGAAGATGAAACATGAGCACAACATGTCAGAAAGAAACTTCAACGACATGTGCCAGTTAATGTCAGAGTTATGTCCATCTGATAACCACATGCCTGACAGTTTTTATTCGACGAAAAAGCTCATCAAAGATCTAGGTCTTCCCGTCGAGAAAATCGATGCTTGTAACAACAATTGCATGATTTACTGGGGTACAGATTCAGACTTATCCGAATGCAAGATTTGTGAACAtcctcgatacaaaccatctcgtcGGCGTGGAATCCAAAATAATAAGAAACAAACTCCGTATAAGAGGATGTATTATTTTCCCATCACTCCTCGTCTACAGCGGCTGTATGCATCCACCGCGACTGCTTCTCATATGCGATGGCATCACGACCACCATTTTGACATGGAGACGATGACACACCCATCTGATTCTCCAGTATGGCGTCATTTTGACGAAACACACCCGTGGTTTGCTGCAGAAATTCGAAATGTCAGGTTAGGACTTTCAACAGATGGATTCCAACCATTTGGCCAAACGGGACAACAATACTCATCCTGGCCCGTCATTTTAACGCCGTAAAATCTGCCACCTTGGATGTGTATGAAAGATGAGGTCATGTTCCTCTCTGTGATCGCACCTGGACCGAGTAACCCGAAGGATAAGCTTGATGTTTTCTTGCAACCATTGATTGCCGAGCTTCAAGAACTTTGGTACGATGGTGCTGCCACATACGACATACACTCGCAGACTAACTTCACGATGAGAGCAGCATTGATGTGGACCATAAGTGATTTCCCAGCATATGCGATGCTTTTCGGTTGAAGCACAGCTGGaaaactgaaagagtgggtgcccggttagccaacttgtggctaagggcttttatgactctatgtaaaacaatcttttgtttaatataatttacacttttataatggcattgactttatctttcttcataatgttatattatgatatactattgttgttttaataaagaacttgaatatactatagtgtatgtaagatgtggtagcacatggggatgactatcatgaaacacatcttatagtcactgtatattctaaactgttcctattcaattgagtcgtccgcaaataaggataagaatcgctcgagattgagactagcatttgcgatgccgagtaccacgtttcattggtatggaacatagagatgttcaaagcatgcaaatggatattcatatgatgaatgatcgaactaccctattcggactttccaagtggttatcacttatcgagtggataaagtccgcggttttggttgtacaccattagtccttattacttgaaacatcattgagactctatatgctagtactgtactttgactcgtttaccgactctattggggtcatcaggtgtcgggattgggtaaagttacgacacatataggagtcgatgctttgttgtcaaggattcaccacatacttgcgagtgtggatatcctatgcgatctgaggagatattagtgtgacgaatctctggccagagtacatgatgtgttttaggttacttggtgttcctagtaacacatgcgatgtcactaatagatctccaagatgttatgcatagttatcgaatctcgaacgactctcgatgcaccaatggttgttgattcgatcgggatatttggttgaagggaccgtactgtacgctaaccaaaatctactggttcttgcaggcactatcagtaatacctagggaatcatggggcgatgttgctaggcgctcttaccatgattcgatgggtaagtcggaaattattgttccgagtcacaaggagttgtgatcccacggctagctgtattcctgaaccattgagggttacacaagtaatggattactaaaaccccgtagagatagttaaatttaaagagttaaatttaatgaaagagaagttggacttcttaattaaagggagggatgggcatttttggaaatcactgaattcggattcaaaaaaattatcttgactctaaaaaatgcagaaatggtttctgtgcacattggtgaaatcaatttatcaatcggagtcacgatgaattttatattaatttctataacaacaggcttggcttgttgggcttaagttatggattgtgggctttaaggagttagagtcctgatacaattataactaaaaattatctataaatatatgtactgtgttcgaaaattacaagagatttcagtcttgcaattttcgaatttcagcctatattattcaaggggattttcgaaatcctctgtcccttttggagaaaattcgggttgtgtttttgtgaaaaattacaatctgaattaacagatcatatctgtttattctctacgcaaacttctgattgatttccagtgcagtcaatcagcgggttttgttttctattcgtggacttgattgaagaaacgttcgttcatcagttcctgggatatacaacaagagcagattaaattctgttggtgtccataatctcgcttcgagatttcaaggtaaaatatttaatagtgattatttgttttacttacacaaatttaatcgtaaagttttgataccgagatatggaatcgttccatattaataaaattaaatttttaaacttccgctgcaccgggtatcaattctaattgatctgaacacagttttccaacaaaaacAAGCATGCCCTTATTGCATGTCTGATTCGAAAGCGTTCACACTAGTGC
It encodes:
- the LOC140888675 gene encoding uncharacterized protein, coding for MNYTDRGWMYRRLQNGYITDEYINGVEDFMVFALSHVECLSAGKVRCPCNHKNCHNKVFLDDDTVKEHLGRYGLVPNYYNWHLHGEEYIRPNFPNTNPDVPSSSRSQNRRWKSENIQADHSFHGHEIPADYQKEGPSQYVEPNIGHVESPNDYIKGLYDLIKSAEKEIWDGNPHGHSLFSVLARLLKMKHEHNMSERNFNDMCQLMSELCPSDNHMPDSFYSTKKLIKDLGLPVEKIDACNNNCMIYWGTDSDLSECKICEHPRYKPSRRRGIQNNKKQTPYKRMYYFPITPRLQRLYASTATASHMRWHHDHHFDMETMTHPSDSPVWRHFDETHPWFAAEIRNVRLGLSTDGFQPFGQTGQQYSSWPVILTP